A stretch of Candidatus Cloacimonadota bacterium DNA encodes these proteins:
- the ftsZ gene encoding cell division protein FtsZ, which yields MIEFDEKPTQIGTTIKIVGVGGAGGNAVNTMIENDLSGVEFIAANTDISDLVKSKARMKLQLGKKLTRGLGTGANPDLGSRAAEESKDDIRSHIEGADMIFIAAGMGGGTGTGAAPVVAKIARDLGILTLGIVTMPFPFEGKKRHSNAEEGIRNMAEFVDTLIVIPNSKLCEIYADLTLLEAFQRADNVLFESAKAVSDIINVNGLMNRDFADVRTVMQNMGYALMGSGVAEGENRAVNAAKAAINNPLLADINLHGCQALLINVSAGPDIKMNEFEDVSSVIVNETGTNANIFMGLVIEPDLVGKISVTIIATGLQSTAQIVDFPPALPVSQTKPAPQPKPTPPKPTKPEDDIEDIFRVLNINQPASQEADPDSHEEETRQLSPRTDLPSFLKALD from the coding sequence ATGATCGAATTTGACGAAAAACCCACTCAGATCGGCACCACCATCAAGATCGTGGGTGTCGGCGGGGCTGGCGGCAACGCCGTGAACACCATGATCGAAAACGACCTTTCCGGCGTGGAATTCATCGCCGCGAACACCGACATCAGCGACCTCGTGAAAAGCAAGGCGAGGATGAAACTGCAGCTGGGTAAGAAACTCACCCGCGGGCTCGGAACCGGTGCCAATCCAGACCTTGGCTCACGCGCCGCGGAGGAATCCAAGGACGATATCCGCTCGCACATTGAAGGCGCGGACATGATCTTCATCGCCGCCGGCATGGGTGGTGGCACGGGCACTGGCGCCGCTCCCGTGGTTGCCAAGATCGCCCGTGACCTCGGCATCCTCACCCTCGGCATCGTTACCATGCCCTTCCCCTTTGAAGGCAAGAAACGCCACAGCAACGCTGAGGAAGGCATCCGCAACATGGCGGAGTTCGTGGACACCCTCATCGTGATCCCCAACTCCAAGCTCTGCGAGATCTACGCCGACCTCACCCTGCTGGAGGCTTTCCAGCGTGCCGACAACGTTCTCTTTGAATCCGCCAAGGCAGTTTCCGACATCATCAACGTGAACGGTCTCATGAACCGGGATTTCGCCGATGTTCGCACCGTGATGCAAAACATGGGCTACGCCCTGATGGGATCCGGCGTGGCCGAAGGCGAAAACCGCGCCGTGAACGCCGCCAAAGCCGCCATCAACAATCCCCTCCTGGCCGACATCAATCTCCACGGCTGCCAGGCGCTGCTGATCAACGTCTCCGCCGGACCGGACATCAAGATGAACGAGTTTGAGGACGTTTCCAGCGTGATCGTGAACGAAACCGGCACCAACGCCAACATTTTCATGGGCCTCGTGATCGAGCCCGACCTTGTGGGCAAGATCTCCGTCACCATCATCGCCACAGGGCTGCAAAGCACCGCCCAGATCGTTGATTTCCCCCCTGCCCTGCCTGTCTCTCAGACCAAACCTGCGCCGCAGCCCAAGCCGACGCCTCCCAAGCCCACCAAACCCGAAGATGACATTGAGGACATCTTCCGTGTCCTTAATATAAACCAGCCTGCCAGTCAGGAAGCCGATCCCGATTCCCACGAGGAGGAAACCCGGCAGCTCAGTCCCCGCACCGATCTGCCTTCCTTTCTGAAAGCTCTGGATTGA
- a CDS encoding T9SS type A sorting domain-containing protein, protein MKKVLFAMLFIASVSMAFGYFTYIEALRVIPGGYTPVAARINCNGVFTGFYTPHQFEPNTVWYGTYTVELEDYGPWGPTSAYVAPEAEDGWIIFSSINGPTVPIELSSFTAAISADNCVSLTWITQSETGVRGYYILRNNTDELSMASTISELIPATNTSQTTSYVFTDEELQEEGTYYYWLLNSDLDGHDYYYGPSSIQYSLPGSDIPEPPQVTSLGPVYPNPFNPNTAIPFNLKENSAVSLKIYNNRGQVVNSFELGNLQPGYHQIGWEGRDSGGQPLASGIYHIRMQAGKESYQVKAVLMK, encoded by the coding sequence ATGAAAAAAGTGCTGTTTGCGATGTTATTCATTGCCTCGGTCAGTATGGCGTTCGGTTATTTTACTTACATTGAAGCTCTAAGAGTGATTCCCGGGGGTTACACTCCTGTAGCGGCCCGCATCAATTGCAACGGAGTGTTCACAGGATTCTACACACCCCATCAGTTTGAGCCCAATACCGTTTGGTACGGCACATACACAGTGGAATTGGAAGACTACGGCCCTTGGGGGCCGACCTCCGCATATGTGGCCCCTGAGGCTGAAGATGGCTGGATCATATTCAGTTCCATCAACGGTCCCACAGTGCCCATCGAGCTATCCAGTTTTACAGCTGCCATCTCGGCGGACAATTGCGTTAGCCTCACCTGGATCACCCAATCCGAGACAGGGGTACGAGGCTATTACATCCTGCGCAACAACACGGACGAACTCTCAATGGCCTCCACCATCAGCGAATTGATCCCCGCCACCAATACTTCCCAAACCACGAGCTACGTCTTTACTGACGAGGAACTGCAGGAAGAGGGGACCTACTACTACTGGCTGCTGAACAGCGATCTCGATGGCCATGATTATTACTACGGACCCAGCTCGATCCAGTATTCTCTGCCCGGAAGCGACATACCCGAGCCTCCCCAGGTCACATCACTCGGCCCGGTCTATCCCAACCCCTTCAATCCCAACACGGCTATCCCCTTCAATCTGAAGGAAAACAGCGCGGTGAGTTTGAAGATCTACAACAACCGCGGCCAGGTTGTGAACAGCTTTGAGCTGGGGAATCTGCAGCCCGGTTATCACCAGATAGGCTGGGAAGGCCGCGACAGCGGCGGGCAACCCCTTGCCAGTGGGATCTATCACATCCGGATGCAGGCAGGCAAGGAAAGCTATCAGGTGAAAGCGGTCCTGATGAAGTAA
- a CDS encoding Y-family DNA polymerase: MNKIGLTDQDIVALVDCNNFYVSCERVFDPSLEGKPVAVLSNNDGCLVSRSNEVKALKIPMGAPGFKHEALIRKYGGTLLSSNYALYGDMSRRVMDVLGRFSPELEIYSIDEAFLGLNGFRIRDLEAYGRKIRDTVRRWTGIPVSVGISRSKTLAKVANHYAKRYSGYRGCVLMLDEARIQKALERLPVAEIWGIGRQYDKFLRQNKIENAWQLRNAPEQFIDHYMTSVGHKTVLELQGFSCINMDEAPSPKQSIVVSRSFGKQVSDLAELEEAVSTYITRAAEKLRAQNSVAGHLMVFLNTNRFKEGPQYNNSAQATLSPPTAYTPDLIKTALELLRDLYLPGFEFKKAGVMFAEIMDENDVPLNLIETNYLDDDRKKLIDTVDRINRRCGRDTVFFASSGINREWQMKRAKLSPCYTTRWSDLLKTK; the protein is encoded by the coding sequence ATGAACAAGATCGGACTCACAGATCAGGACATAGTTGCCTTGGTGGATTGCAACAACTTCTACGTGTCCTGTGAACGCGTGTTTGACCCTTCCCTGGAGGGCAAACCGGTGGCTGTGCTGTCCAATAACGATGGCTGCCTCGTTTCCCGCTCCAACGAGGTCAAGGCCCTGAAAATCCCCATGGGCGCTCCCGGCTTCAAGCATGAAGCGCTGATCCGCAAATACGGCGGCACGCTGCTTTCCTCAAACTACGCGCTCTATGGCGACATGAGCCGGCGGGTGATGGATGTGCTGGGCAGATTTTCGCCGGAACTGGAGATCTATTCCATCGACGAAGCTTTTCTGGGCCTGAACGGCTTTCGCATCCGCGATCTGGAGGCATACGGCCGCAAGATCCGCGACACCGTGCGCAGATGGACCGGCATCCCCGTCTCGGTGGGAATTTCCCGCAGCAAGACCCTGGCCAAGGTGGCCAACCATTACGCCAAGCGCTATTCCGGCTATCGCGGCTGCGTGCTGATGCTGGATGAAGCCAGGATCCAAAAGGCTTTGGAGCGGCTTCCCGTCGCGGAGATCTGGGGCATCGGCCGGCAGTATGACAAGTTTTTGCGCCAGAACAAGATCGAGAACGCCTGGCAGCTTCGCAACGCTCCCGAGCAGTTCATCGACCACTACATGACCAGCGTCGGGCACAAAACCGTGCTGGAATTGCAGGGTTTTTCCTGCATCAACATGGACGAAGCGCCCTCCCCCAAGCAGAGCATCGTGGTCTCCCGTTCCTTTGGCAAGCAGGTGTCTGACCTGGCCGAACTGGAGGAGGCCGTTTCCACCTACATCACCCGCGCCGCGGAAAAACTGCGTGCCCAGAACAGCGTGGCGGGTCATCTGATGGTGTTTCTGAACACCAACCGCTTCAAGGAAGGCCCTCAGTACAACAACTCCGCCCAAGCCACGCTTTCGCCGCCCACGGCCTATACGCCGGACCTCATCAAAACCGCTTTGGAATTGCTGCGCGACCTCTATCTTCCCGGCTTCGAATTCAAAAAGGCCGGCGTGATGTTCGCGGAGATCATGGATGAGAACGACGTTCCGCTGAACCTGATCGAAACCAACTACCTGGACGACGACCGCAAAAAGCTGATCGACACTGTGGACAGGATCAACCGCCGCTGCGGCCGCGACACTGTGTTCTTCGCCAGTTCCGGGATCAACAGGGAATGGCAGATGAAGCGGGCGAAGCTCTCGCCCTGCTACACCACCCGCTGGTCGGATCTGCTGAAAACGAAGTAG